One genomic window of Sebastes umbrosus isolate fSebUmb1 chromosome 15, fSebUmb1.pri, whole genome shotgun sequence includes the following:
- the LOC119502804 gene encoding asparagine synthetase [glutamine-hydrolyzing]-like, giving the protein MCGVWALFGSDDECVSVHCTSAMKIAHRGPDAFRFENVNGFPNCFFGFHWLAIVDQLHGMQPLCIKKFPFLWLCYNGEIYNHHLLRKQFDFDHQTQMDGEILLHLYDRFGIQKMASLLDGAFAFILLDTANSKVFLGRDTYGVRPLFKLLTDDGLLAVCSEAKGIMDIGHSKTHPKANIVHFLPGHFEVFDLKQNGKVQSIQMEPFHCCTKEPAHAIYDTVDRLPASFDEETVKSNIRTLFENAVRKRLMAHRRIGCLLSGGLDSSLVAATLVKLAKEEKLQYPIQTFSIGSEDSPDITAARKVAAHIGSEHHEVHFTVEEGIKAVEEVIFHLETYDTSNIHASVGMYLVSKYIKEKTDSVVIYSGDGSDELTQGYSYFHMAPTPKAAAEDSVRLMKELYLFDVLRADRTTTAHGLELRAPFLDHRFTAYYLSLPEEMRIPKDGVEKHLLRESFRGLNLIPDEILWREKVPFGNGLMSPEKFWYNHLQECLEPMVNADQMAKAHKRFPHNPPRTKEAYYFRQVFEKHYPGRAEWLPNYWMPRWISDTDGKEGRNGHILNTKS; this is encoded by the exons ATGTGTGGTGTCTGGGCTTTGTTTGGTAGTGACGACGAGTGCGTGTCAGTTCACTGCACCAGTGCCATGAAGATCGCTCACAGGGGCCCCGACGCTTTCCGCTTTGAGAACGTCAACGGCTTCCCAAACTGCTTTTTTGGCTTCCACTGGCTGGCGATAGTCGACCAGCTGCACGGCATGCAACCCTTATGCATCAAGAAGTTTCCTTTTTTGTGGCTCTGCTACAATGGAGAGATTTACAACCATCATCTA CTGAGGAAGCAGTTTGACTTTGATCACCAGACTCAAATGGACGGTGAGATTTTGCTCCATCTGTATGACCGCTTTGGCATCCAGAAGATGGCGTCTCTCCTGGATGGCGCCTTTGCTTTTATTCTGCTGGACACTGCCAACAGCAAAGTCTTTCTGGGAAGAGATACATATGGTGTTCGGCCTTTGTTCAAACTCCTCACAGACGATGGACTCCTTGCAGTCTGCTCAGAAGCCAAAG GCATCATGGACATCGGTCACTCCAAAACCCATCCCAAAGCCAACATCGTTCACTTTCTCCCTGGGCACTTTGAGGTCTTTGATTTGAAGCAGAACGGCAAAGTTCAGTCAATTCAAATGGAGCCGTTTCACTGCTGCACTAAAGAGCCTGCTCATGCCATCTATGACACCGTGGACAGACTACCTGCAA GTTTTGACGAAGAAACGGTGAAAAGCAACATCAGAACCCTGTTTGAGAACGCTGTTAGGAAACGTCTCATGGCTCACAGGAGAATTGGTTGTCTTCTGTCAG GTGGTCTGGACTCCAGTTTGGTTGCTGCTACACTGGTGAAGCTGGCCAAAGAGGAGAAGCTGCAGTATCCTATCCAGACATTTTCAATCGGGTCAGAGGACAGTCCAGACATCACAGCTGCTCGCAAG GTAGCAGCACACATTGGCAGTGAACATCATGAGGTGCACTTCACTGTTGAAGAAGGCATCAAAGCAGTGGAGGAGGTCATTTTCCACCTGGAGACCTACGACACGAGCAACATACACGCCTCTGTTG ggaTGTACTTAGTTTCCAAATACATCAAGGAGAAGACGGACAGTGTGGTGATCTACAGCGGAGACGGCTCAGATGAGCTGACTCAGGGATACAGTTATTTCCACATG GCTCCAACTCCCAAAGCAGCTGCAGAGGACAGCGTTCGACTGATGAAGGAACTCTACCTGTTTGATGTCCTCCGTGCTGATCGAACCACTACTGCACACGG TCTGGAGCTCAGAGCGCCTTTCCTGGACCACAGATTCACAGCATACTACCTTTCTTTGCCTGAGGAGATGAGGATTCCTAAG GACGGAGTGGAGAAACACCTTCTGCGGGAGTCTTTCAGAGGTTTGAATTTGATCCCTGATGAGATTCTCTGGAGGGAGAAAGTACCCTTCGGTAATGGTCTGATGTCGCCGGAGAAGTTCTGGTACAACCACCTGCAGGAGTGCTTAGAACCAATG GTGAATGCTGACCAGATGGCGAAGGCTCACAAGAGGTTCCCTCACAACCCGCCACGCACCAAAGAGGCCTATTACTTCAGGCAGGTGTTTGAGAAGCACTACCCAGGCCGGGCCGAGTGGCTCCCCAATTACTGGATGCCACGCTGGATCAGTGATACTGatgggaaggaaggaaggaacggTCACATCCTTAACACAAAGTCCTGA